Proteins encoded within one genomic window of Haematobia irritans isolate KBUSLIRL chromosome 5, ASM5000362v1, whole genome shotgun sequence:
- the nompA gene encoding no mechanoreceptor potential A — MTTMLVSWMIMKPTKSTIILLIASIVSISVQEIYAQTTCKNGLGRVLYERLPNQQLQGYDDDVVRDTAPPFRVLEKCQDLCLRDRTGSNNLVRTCTSFDFQPGSRITAFGGNMEYEESLCYLTSEQAGPEGIGSLMLVPNSVHFNEICLTSSRPERECPSRRYVFERHPRKKLKLPISDIKEITAANRSDCEDKCLNEFSFVCRSANFDSTMRSCTLSRFTRRTHPELLEDDPNSDYLENTCLNAERRCDGLAVFVKEENKRLGGPFEVDIFNNMTLEECQTMCLRAEKYFCRSVEFDDQTKQCILSEEDSISQKDDISISSSPTHHFYDLVCLDNQRATDYPDNSVTSHLFSSGRRPDTAFQRYRNSRLGGEFHSEITGRSLSECLDECLRQTSFQCRSAVYSDRFRTCRLSRYNQKDGMRIIYDADYDYYENLMLNVIGGNGNDGDGHSGIGGSMGGGVGGGHRPSDRPGLDNGDRYGGGNRYGSGSGGIGGGSRIPGDGGDYGRPPYDRYPGDPGSPDYDRYPGQGIHRPGGVGGGGGGGVGPGGVRPGPIPGGVGRYPDDYDDRDRHRDRERDRYPGGGVGGYYDDDRYPLDADRNRLPGDRDRLPGDRDRLPGDRDRLPADRDRLPSDRDRLPGDRDRLPGDRLPGDRLPVDRLPGDRDRYPDDLDRYPDDRMPYGGSHRDRYPSDRDRYPISDRYRPYGNRYPERPGTGRYPYDDQLPPKDRYADRYPEGDRYPSDRYPESGDRYLPRDRYNPIRRPIGGVGGGRYPAIDDNSLPSDLPHTRPYPPEDDASYRPYLPGHRYSEDRYAGRYPMRYPPIREPVGGYTGRDDPEGIFPDRRFRPSSYDSRYPMITDDLRHGSGPPGRYGPDARYPGDELIHGARRPEPDSAKRYPPAPLDPPGKYPPTSPNRFPVGNDRYPIDIYKYGNRYGGSSSGGGYRQGYNRHPPPPPSYYDMEYEERYGDRYGGPYEADRPAGRRPIANTGGYAYDHPFNRPYHGGAGGSLTPLPNDHPVPGALPPPIAPVGGYGGGGAIGPIGGPPGIPRPPITRCEESDNFKQVAARHKMRRHFIRRALIVPSLIQCERECVESRDFICRSFNYRDTAATNYDERDIPNCELSDRDSRDMDVHDPNLFDAANYDFYERSSAGRMDGECMDVTQTCNEEGMEFTIRTPEGFVGRIYTYGYYDRCFFRGNGGTVNVLRISGPQGYPDCGTQRYGDTLTNIVVVQFSDNVQTSRDKRYNLTCVFRGPGEAVVTSGYIGAGLSDPLSSGSPIPIEYLPAENTLSSKVRLSILYQGRPTTTIAVGDPLTFRLEALDGYNHATDIFATNVVARDPYSGRSIQLIDRFGCPVDPYVFPELDKLRDGDTLEARFNAFKIPESNFLVFEATVRTCRDGCQPAYCPGPAGRQEPSFGRRRRSINETELLTDEEISSTENNLEPVAERLIDDMAELNDTTTVTATLGEGNNKNATTETETDEPEHVREMIEVFESREEIENESFPRKLIAPVETVCLTPSEYHGLITAIILLMILLLSITLVSGLAYRRYWKTMSKNHLADRHSPIHSLGHSSSMRTHERFSEIGHMPNGSSGGGSNTSSTNRAANAFRSNVSMFGGSLHKTFATGNLARMCQIPVMNPMRNANLGPNQFEDPSEPIYTDPSLFERSRSLRSLNVEGEGNDSEDRHEV, encoded by the exons ATGACGACCATGCTGGTTTCCTGGATGATAATGAAACCAACAAAATCCACAATAATTCTATTAATCGCTTCCATTGTTAGTATAAGTGTTCAGGAGATTTATG CTCAAACCACATGCAAGAATGGCTTAGGCCGTGTTCTCTACGAACGCCTGCCCAATCAACAACTCCAAGGCTATGATGATGATGTGGTACGCGACACAGCTCCACCTTTTCGCGTTCTAGAGAAATGTCAGGATTTATGTTTGCGTGATCGCACCGGCTCCAATAATTTGGTGCGTACCTGCACCAGTTTTGATTTCCAACCTGGCAGTCGTATCACGGCATTTGGTGGCAATATGGAGTATGAAGAGTCATTGTGCTATTTGACGTCTGAACAGGCCGGGCCAGAAGGCATTGGCAGTTTAATGTTGGTGCCAAACAGTGTGCATTTCAATGAAATCTGTTTGACAT CTAGCCGTCCTGAAAGAGAATGTCCCAGTCGCCGCTATGTGTTTGAACGCCATCCCCGTAAAAAGCTAAAGTTACCCATATCGGATATAAAAGAG ataACAGCCGCCAATCGTTCGGATTGTGAGGATAAATGTCTCAATGAATTTTCATTTGTATGTCGTTCAGCAAATTTTGATTCCACCATGAGATCTTGTACACTCAGCAG ATTTACGCGACGCACTCATCCTGAACTTCTTGAAGATGATCCCAATTCAGATTATTTGGAAAATACTTGTTTAAATGCCGAACGGCGCTGTGATGGTCTGGCCGTATTTGTCAAAGAGGAAAATAAACGCTTGGGTGGTCCATTCGAAGTTGACATTTTCAATAATATGACATTGGAAGAATGTCAAACAATGTGCTTAAGAGCCGAAAA ATATTTTTGCCGTTCAGTTGAATTCGATGATCAAACCAAGCAATGTATATTATCCGAAGAGGATTCAATATCACAAAAAGATGACATTAGTATAAGTTCCAGTCCTACACATCACTTCTATGATCTAGTGTGCTTGGATAATC AACGAGCCACCGATTATCCTGATAATTCAGTAACATCGCATCTCTTTTCGAGTGGACGAAGACCAGATACAGCATTTCAACGTTATCGCAACTCCCGTTTGGGTGGAGAATTTCATTCGGAGATAACGGGGCGTTCATTAAGCGAATGCCTGGATGAATGTTTGAGACAAACGAGTTTCCAATGcag ATCTGCTGTGTACAGTGACCGTTTTCGTACTTGTCGTTTAAGTCGCTACAATCAGAAGGATGGCATGCGTATTATTTATGATGCGGATTAtgattattatgaaaatttaatgt TAAATGTCATAGGCGGCAATGGTAATGATGGTGATGGTCATTCTGGTATAGGAGGATCTATGGGTGGTGGAGTCGGAGGAGGCCATCGTCCATCTGATCGTCCAGGTTTAGATAACGGCGATCGCTATGGTGGAGGTAACCGTTATGGCAGCGGAAGTGGAGGTATTGGTGGTGGTAGTAGAATACCAGGTGATGGCGGTGATTATGGCCGTCCACCTTACGATCGTTATCCTGGTGATCCTGGCAGTCCTGATTATG ACCGTTATCCAGGTCAAGGTATACACAGACCTGGGGGAGTAGGAGGAGGAGGTGGTGGTGGAGTAGGACCTGGAGGTGTAAGACCCGGACCAATACCAGGAGGAGTTGGTCGCTATCCAGATGATTATGATGATCGGGATCGACATCGTGATAGGGAACGTGATCGTTATCCCGGAGGTGGAGTCGGTGGTTACTATGATGATGATCGTTATCCCTTGGATGCGGATCGTAATCGTTTGCCTGGAGACCGTGATCGTTTACCAGGTGATCGTGATCGTTTACCAGGTGATCGTGATCGTTTGCCAGCTGATCGTGATCGTTTGCCAAGTGATCGGGATCGTTTACCAGGAGATCGAGATCGCTTGCCAGGTGATCGATTACCGGGCGATCGTCTGCCCGTCGATCGTTTACCTGGTGATCGTGATCGCTATCCTGACGATCTTGACCGATATCCAGATGATCGCATGCCTTACGGAGGATCCCATAGGGATCGCTATCCTTCAGATAGAGATAGGTATCCCATTTCCGATAGATATAGGCCTTATGGAAATCGTTATCCAGAGCGTCCTGGTACCGGACGTTATCCATATGATGATCAATTACCACCCAAAGATCGTTATGCAGATCGATATCCGGAAGGTGATCGTTATCCAAGTGATCGCTATCCTGAATCTGGTGATCGTTACTTACCAAGAGATCGTTATAATCCAATACGAAGACCCATTGGTGGTGTTGGTGGTGGACGTTATCCGGCCATTGATGACAACAGTTTACCATCGGATTTGCCTCATACTAGACCATATCCGCCAGAAGACGATGCCTCCTATCGGCCATATTTGCCAGGTCACCGATACTCGGAAGATCGATATGCAGGTCGTTATCCCATGCGTTATCCCCCAATTCGTGAACCAGTTGGAGGTTATACGGGACGTGATGATCCTGAAGGCATTTTCCCCGATCGTAGATTTAGACCTTCATCGTATGACTCACGTTATCCTATGATTACGGATGATTTGAGACATGGTTCCGGGCCTCCAGGAAGATATGGTCCCGATGCCCGTTATCCTGGTGATGAGTTAATTCACGGAGCTCGAAGACCAGAACCGGATTCTGCCAAACGTTATCCACCTGCACCGTTGGATCCACCCGGAAAATATCCACCCACATCGCCAAATCGGTTCCCGGTAGGTAATGATCGATATCCCATAGATATATACAAATATGGAAATCGTTATGGTGGCAGCTCATCAGGAGGTGGTTACAGACAAG GTTATAATCGTCATCCCCCTCCTCCACCATCTTATTATGATATGGAATATGAGGAACGTTATGGCGATCGTTATGGTGGACCCTATGAAGCAGATAGACCAGCTGGCCGTAGACCTATTGCCAATACCGGAGGATATGCCTATGATCATCCTTTCAATCGTCCCTATCATGGAGGTGCCGGAGGATCACTAACACCATTGCCTAATGATCATCCTGTTCCTGGAGCTTTACCACCACCTATAGCCCCTGTAGGAGGTTATGGTGGAGGAGGTGCTATTGGTCCTATAGGAGGTCCACCAGGAATACCACGTCCTCCTATTACCCGATGTGAGGAAAGTGATAACTTCAAGCAAGTAGCAGCACGTCATAAGATGAGAAGACATTTCATACGCAGGGCTTTAATTGTACCTTCTCTAATTCAATGTGAAAGGGAATGTGTGGAAAGTCGAGACTTTATATGCCGTAGTTTTAATTACAG GGATACTGCAGCCACAAATTATGATGAACGTGATATACCCAATTGTGAATTGAGTGATCGAGACTCTAGAGATATGGATGTCCATGATCCAAATCTTTTCGATGCAGCAAATTATGATTTCTATGAAAGAAGCAGTGCGGGACGTATGGATGGTGAATGCATGGATG TTACCCAAACCTGTAACGAGGAAGGTATGGAATTTACCATAAGGACACCGGAAGGATTTGTTGGACGCATATATACCTATGGCTATTATGATAG ATGCTTCTTCCGCGGTAACGGTGGCACAGTGAATGTCTTACGCATTAGTGGACCTCAAGGTTATCCTGATTGTGGAACTCAACGTTATGGCGATACCCTTACCAATATTGTCGTAGTACAATTCTCTGATAATGTCCAGACGAGTCGTGATAAACGTTATAATTTGACTTGTGTATTCCGAGGTCCAGGTGAAGCAGTGGTCACTTCAGGTTATATTGGAGCTGG TCTTTCTGATCCCCTCAGCTCTGGTAGTCCCATACCCATAGAATATTTGCCAGCTGAGAATACCTTAAGCTCCAAGGTCCGCTTAAGTATACTGTATCAGGGAAGGCCGACAACAACTATAGCGGTGGGTGATCCTTTAACCTTCCGTCTGGAGGCTTTGGATGGTTACAATCATGCCACAGATATATTTGCCACAAATGTTGTGGCAAGAGATCCATATTCGGGTAGAAGTATACAACTAATAGATAGATTTGG ATGTCCCGTGGATCCTTATGTTTTCCCCGAATTGGATAAATTGCGTGATGGAGATACATTGGAGGCCCGGTTCAATGCTTTTAAAATACCCGAATCTAATTTCTTAGTCTTTGAAGCTACTGTACGCACTTGTCGTGATGGTTGCCAACCAGCATATTGTCCAGGTCCAGCAGGGAGACAGGAGCCTTCATTTGGTCGGCGTCGTAGATCGATAAATGAAACAGAACTTTTAACCGACGAGGAAATTAGTAGTACGGAAAATAATTTGGAACCAGTGGCTGAACGTTTGATTGATGATATGGCCGAACTGAATGATACCACCACTGTAACGGCCACTTTGGGAGAGGGTaataataaaa aTGCTACCACAGAAACGGAAACGGATGAACCAGAGCATGTACGGGAAATGATAGAG GTCTTTGAAAGTcgtgaagaaattgaaaatgaatCATTCCCCCGCAAATTAATTGCCCCTGTGGAGACTGTCTGTCTGACGCCTTCGGAATATCATGGACTCATTACGGCCATTATACTCCTAATGATATTACTGCTTAGCATAACTTTGGTATCAGGTCTTGCATATCGTCGTTATTGGAAAACAATGTCTAAAAATCATTTAGCAGATCGTCATTCGCCCATCCATTCACTGGGTCATTCATCCTCAATGCGTACCCATGAGAGATTTAGTGAAATTGGTCATATGCCAAATGGATCGAGTGGTGGTGGTTCAAATACGTCATCAACAAATCGTGCTGCAAATGCATTCCGTTCGAATGTCTCCATGTTCGGCGGATCACTTCATAAGACATTTGCCACTGG AAATTTAGCACGAATGTGCCAAATACCGGTAATGAATCCAATGCGCAATGCTAATCTTGGACCAAATCAATTCGAAGATCCCAGTGAGCCCATATACACTGATCCCTCGTTATTCGAACGATCCAG
- the LOC142238378 gene encoding uncharacterized protein LOC142238378 yields MNLVKKLLMFVGILATFQLHKVYATPNVEDLSQVALPNICEQPGDLCTLRCQIMGGRDGRCNKAKMCYCNPL; encoded by the exons atgaatCTTGTTAAAAAACTATTAATGTTTGTTGGAATATTAGCTACTTTTCAGTTACATAAAGTCTATGCAACTCCAAATGTTGAAG atctgAGTCAAGTTGCGTTGCCCAACATTTGTGAACAACCTGGCGATTTATGTACCCTGAGGTGTCAAATCATGGGTGGACGTGATGGCAGGTGCAATAAAGCGAAAATGTGTTATTGCAATCCATTGTAA